A section of the Kribbella sp. HUAS MG21 genome encodes:
- a CDS encoding DUF1998 domain-containing protein codes for MATADRPKARQSQLVTTYGVGALFPAGDQSFMICGIDQWDDRWSPTVEEPRLARSLGVHTFRSPASGKRTGDVPVVRFPTYHYCPGCRRLDRYWMFDPRKMQCQNCVRDLTPSRFVACCENGHIEDFPYFQWIHRGSELPAGPHEMTLESQGASSSLADIVVRCSCGAPPHNLDGSFGRSALSDIKKCGGKRPWLPDAPDELCEKPLRTLQRGSSNVWFGAVRSSISIPPWSSPSAQFVTKYWAVLEHLPETALVQALPGMIAGRTGLAIDSVVDVVRQRRGLDTSLQPSDKDLRDEEYRALLDGNDGGPLDTFQCVTVDVDVRVRALVAQVSRANRLREVRALHGFSRVTPMPTDTSNPRLARLSESHLNWLPATEILGEGIFVRLDESAVSEWEEQSLAEERHELLARSMQRRSTESGAPGVAAPSARFVAIHSLAHALLQELSLDAGYPIGSLRERIYAEEGQAGLLIYTASSDAAGSLGGLAALADEQRFADSLIAALSRAGWCSNDPVCSESGPSGTDGLNLAACHACLLLPETSCEHRNIFLDRVALVGDIDSMTGGLVSDSW; via the coding sequence ATGGCAACAGCTGATCGTCCCAAGGCGAGACAGAGCCAGCTCGTCACGACCTACGGGGTCGGTGCGCTGTTCCCTGCCGGCGACCAGAGCTTCATGATTTGTGGGATCGACCAGTGGGACGACAGGTGGTCGCCGACCGTCGAAGAACCCAGACTGGCTCGTTCCCTCGGCGTACACACTTTCCGCTCGCCTGCCAGCGGCAAGAGAACCGGTGACGTTCCGGTCGTCCGCTTCCCCACCTACCATTACTGCCCGGGCTGTCGCCGGCTCGACCGCTACTGGATGTTCGACCCGAGGAAGATGCAGTGCCAGAACTGCGTGCGTGACCTGACGCCGTCGCGCTTCGTAGCATGCTGCGAAAATGGTCACATCGAGGACTTTCCGTACTTTCAGTGGATTCATCGCGGATCCGAGCTGCCCGCCGGTCCCCATGAGATGACGCTCGAATCTCAAGGCGCTTCCTCCTCGCTCGCGGACATCGTCGTCAGATGCTCCTGCGGTGCACCGCCGCACAACCTCGACGGCTCGTTCGGCCGGAGTGCTTTGAGCGATATCAAGAAATGCGGCGGCAAACGGCCATGGCTTCCCGACGCACCCGACGAGTTGTGCGAGAAGCCTCTCCGGACCCTCCAGCGAGGATCATCGAACGTCTGGTTCGGAGCAGTGCGATCGAGTATCTCGATTCCGCCCTGGTCCAGTCCGAGCGCCCAGTTCGTCACCAAGTATTGGGCCGTCCTTGAGCACCTACCCGAGACAGCGCTCGTTCAAGCGTTGCCTGGCATGATCGCGGGAAGAACTGGTCTCGCAATCGACAGCGTTGTCGACGTCGTGCGCCAGCGGAGAGGGCTGGACACCAGCCTTCAACCGAGCGACAAGGATCTGCGCGACGAGGAATACCGTGCCTTGCTCGACGGGAACGACGGCGGTCCGCTCGACACCTTCCAATGCGTAACCGTCGATGTCGATGTACGGGTGAGGGCGCTTGTCGCTCAGGTGTCCAGGGCGAACAGACTGCGCGAGGTTCGTGCACTCCATGGCTTCTCGCGAGTCACCCCGATGCCGACCGACACCAGCAATCCGCGGCTGGCCCGACTCAGTGAGTCCCACCTCAACTGGCTGCCCGCAACAGAGATCCTGGGGGAAGGTATCTTTGTCCGGCTCGACGAGAGCGCGGTCTCCGAATGGGAGGAGCAGTCGCTCGCAGAAGAGCGGCACGAACTCCTGGCTCGATCGATGCAACGCCGCTCGACAGAGTCAGGGGCACCAGGTGTGGCAGCCCCTTCTGCCCGATTCGTCGCAATTCACTCCCTTGCCCATGCTCTGCTGCAGGAGCTCAGCCTCGATGCCGGCTACCCGATCGGGTCGTTGCGCGAGCGGATCTACGCAGAGGAAGGCCAGGCCGGTCTACTGATCTACACTGCCTCTTCGGACGCCGCAGGTAGCCTCGGAGGGCTCGCCGCACTTGCTGACGAGCAACGATTCGCCGATTCTCTCATCGCAGCGCTGAGCCGAGCAGGTTGGTGCTCCAACGACCCGGTTTGCAGCGAGTCCGGGCCGTCCGGCACCGACGGGCTCAACCTGGCTGCGTGTCATGCTTGCCTGTTGCTTCCGGAGACAAGTTGCGAGCACCGAAACATCTTCCTGGACCGGGTCGCTCTGGTCGGCGACATCGACTCGATGACGGGCGGGCTGGTGAGCGATTCGTGGTGA
- a CDS encoding DNA cytosine methyltransferase: MTRGVPAKVDMVDLFAGPGGLDVAARWLGVSALGIEWDTNACATRVMAGLATEKGDVRDHTPKEYSGARILAGGPPCQTYTVAGTGDGRRALKLVVRAAESMASGEDPETVLTTVDERTRLVLEPLRWALEAYRAGEPYQAVVLEQVPAVLPVWQTVRAVLIGIGYRCECGILRTEQFGVPQTRRRAILIARLGAEATLPAPTHRPFRRDVPRDEGDATLRPWRTMHEALAHDRPEPFTVVSNYGTGGDPKNRGRRTSDQPAFTVTGKVSRNRVKTAGGGYDRFTPAEAGMLQTFPRDYPWSGRDIAQQIGNAIPPRLAVHVLASALGRTVNEESLDEAITRSWSDARPDSPVVVSTPNVGAATTLI; the protein is encoded by the coding sequence ATGACCCGGGGTGTGCCTGCCAAAGTCGACATGGTGGACTTGTTCGCAGGACCGGGCGGCCTCGACGTCGCTGCACGCTGGCTCGGCGTTTCTGCTCTCGGAATCGAGTGGGACACGAATGCCTGCGCGACTCGCGTCATGGCAGGTCTGGCAACCGAGAAAGGTGACGTGCGCGATCACACGCCGAAAGAGTACAGCGGTGCGAGGATCCTCGCAGGTGGACCGCCTTGCCAGACCTATACGGTCGCCGGGACCGGTGACGGCCGGCGCGCACTGAAGCTGGTGGTCAGGGCCGCTGAGAGTATGGCGTCCGGAGAGGATCCGGAGACCGTGCTGACAACCGTCGATGAACGGACGAGACTTGTACTCGAACCACTGCGATGGGCGCTCGAGGCATATCGAGCGGGCGAGCCGTACCAGGCAGTTGTGCTCGAGCAGGTGCCGGCCGTCCTGCCGGTCTGGCAAACAGTACGAGCAGTATTGATCGGTATCGGTTACCGCTGCGAATGCGGAATCCTCCGCACGGAGCAGTTCGGAGTCCCCCAGACCCGCCGTCGGGCGATCCTCATCGCGCGACTGGGGGCAGAGGCGACCCTACCTGCACCGACCCACCGACCGTTCCGCCGAGATGTTCCGCGCGATGAGGGCGACGCAACCCTCAGGCCCTGGCGGACGATGCACGAAGCCCTGGCTCACGACCGCCCGGAACCGTTCACGGTCGTCTCGAACTACGGGACCGGCGGCGATCCCAAGAACCGCGGACGCCGAACGTCCGACCAGCCGGCGTTCACCGTAACCGGCAAGGTCTCACGTAACCGGGTGAAGACAGCCGGCGGGGGCTACGACCGGTTCACGCCCGCTGAGGCGGGCATGCTGCAGACCTTTCCACGAGATTACCCGTGGTCCGGTCGCGACATCGCCCAACAGATCGGCAACGCGATCCCACCGCGTCTCGCGGTGCACGTCCTCGCGTCCGCCCTCGGCCGAACCGTGAACGAGGAATCCCTCGACGAGGCAATCACGCGAAGCTGGTCCGACGCGAGACCCGATTCCCCGGTGGTCGTGTCGACACCGAACGTAGGAGCAGCCACGACGTTGATCTGA
- a CDS encoding very short patch repair endonuclease, whose protein sequence is MNDSTAGPAGFPVAPRRILQTSAQTSARMSRQARRDTKPEIELRRRLHRLGYRYRVNSPLPGLSRRRADITFTARRIAVFVDGCFWHGCPEHGTSPRNNGAWWAQKLRRNVDRDRETDSYLRETGWTVVRVWEHEDPDSAVRRVVEALTTERKPGDCT, encoded by the coding sequence ATGAACGACTCGACTGCTGGGCCGGCAGGGTTCCCTGTGGCGCCCCGGCGAATCCTGCAGACCTCGGCACAGACCTCGGCGAGGATGTCCCGGCAGGCGCGGCGAGACACCAAGCCCGAGATCGAGCTTCGGCGCCGTCTGCACCGTCTCGGGTATCGGTACCGGGTCAACAGCCCGCTACCCGGCCTGTCGCGGCGCCGCGCCGACATCACCTTCACTGCCCGGCGCATCGCGGTGTTCGTCGACGGCTGCTTCTGGCACGGGTGTCCGGAGCACGGAACCAGCCCGCGGAACAACGGAGCGTGGTGGGCCCAGAAGCTGAGGAGGAACGTCGACCGCGATCGCGAGACCGACTCGTATCTGCGCGAAACAGGCTGGACCGTCGTACGCGTCTGGGAACACGAGGATCCGGACTCAGCAGTTCGTCGGGTGGTCGAGGCCTTGACTACGGAGCGGAAACCGGGTGACTGTACGTAA
- a CDS encoding Z1 domain-containing protein yields the protein MFRKQFEDDLVRVQAGGPPVIAAGRNAWYSGPTDADLHWPALRREFERMHWPEDRIGSIDRASSTVVAHTPRPDITTWDAKGLVVGYVQSGKTTNFTGVIAKLADVKYKMVIVLSGIHNGLRRQTQVRLDELLKNLTADQWVTMTDESTDFVVPTHHASALLSSGKPILIVAKKNAAVLKRVVKWLDTTNSREALKSAPVLVIDDEADQASVATAQINPLIRRILKLMPKCTYIGYTATPFANVFIEPNQDDLYPKSFILNLPRPEGYFGPEMIFGRDEVEGEGDGAAPDGYDMVRIVSDDEVPMLRPVGKMSAAEFEPEMTDSVVDAVRWFWLATAARRSRGDFGHSTMLIHTSVKIDVHESFKDPLLGLREQAARQLARSEHADIADWRKLWEQEYVRVPSADWGRDPLTFDEVLSYLPAVVDETAVVLDNYRSQDRLDYSQGPVVAIAVGGNTLSRGLTLEGLVVSLFVRGATAYDTLLQMGRWFGYRTGYEELPRIWMTSSLAAAFRHLATVEHEMRDDIDRYQRQDLTPTQVAVRIRTHPSLRITAKMGAAQPAEVSYAGSRLQTRYFFTEDADWLGANFEATRALIQESVRHGTLDGKGAAVVLREVPAPVVQRFLSSYRVHPDSPDMDPSLLNKYIDRQLASDSPSLSRWSVCVVPGTGPTVDLGSGIQVDSVIRSQLNDDEPGRADIKTLMSKQDRVLDRSISVGDAQKHTEAQLKDLRDADPDLRERGLLVIYPIDALSEPVQRATSQSEPRNPRRPLAAVGTVIGVGLVFPGQPAEKNSVIATHLAVDLTDVEQDDVDEAIETDTESVEQ from the coding sequence GTGTTCCGCAAGCAGTTCGAGGACGACCTCGTGCGCGTTCAGGCCGGCGGGCCGCCCGTCATCGCGGCGGGGCGAAATGCCTGGTACAGCGGCCCGACGGACGCGGATCTCCACTGGCCGGCGCTGCGGCGGGAGTTCGAGCGCATGCATTGGCCCGAGGACCGGATCGGGTCGATCGACCGTGCATCGAGCACCGTGGTGGCGCACACGCCGCGGCCGGATATCACGACGTGGGACGCGAAGGGCCTGGTCGTGGGTTACGTGCAGAGCGGTAAGACGACCAACTTCACAGGCGTCATCGCCAAGCTCGCCGACGTCAAGTACAAGATGGTCATCGTGCTCTCCGGCATCCACAACGGGTTGCGCCGCCAGACCCAGGTCAGGCTCGACGAGCTCCTGAAGAACCTCACCGCCGATCAGTGGGTCACGATGACCGACGAGTCGACGGACTTCGTCGTCCCGACACACCACGCGTCGGCTCTTCTGAGCTCGGGCAAGCCGATCCTGATCGTCGCGAAGAAGAACGCCGCGGTGCTCAAGCGAGTCGTGAAATGGCTCGACACCACGAACAGCCGGGAGGCACTGAAGTCCGCGCCCGTCCTGGTCATCGACGACGAGGCTGATCAGGCCTCAGTTGCGACTGCGCAGATCAACCCGCTCATCCGGCGCATTCTCAAGCTGATGCCGAAGTGCACCTATATCGGGTACACGGCCACTCCGTTCGCAAACGTCTTCATCGAGCCGAATCAGGACGATCTCTACCCGAAGTCCTTCATCCTGAACCTGCCGCGGCCGGAGGGCTACTTCGGACCTGAGATGATCTTCGGCCGGGACGAGGTCGAAGGTGAGGGAGACGGAGCCGCACCCGACGGGTACGACATGGTGCGGATCGTGTCCGATGACGAGGTTCCGATGCTCAGGCCGGTCGGCAAGATGTCGGCTGCCGAGTTCGAACCCGAGATGACTGACAGTGTCGTCGATGCCGTTCGATGGTTCTGGCTGGCGACGGCCGCTCGGCGATCTCGCGGCGACTTCGGCCACAGCACGATGCTGATTCACACCTCGGTCAAGATCGACGTGCACGAGTCGTTCAAGGATCCGCTGCTCGGTCTCCGTGAGCAGGCAGCTCGGCAGCTCGCTCGTTCCGAGCACGCCGATATCGCGGACTGGCGGAAGCTGTGGGAGCAGGAATACGTGCGAGTGCCGTCCGCGGACTGGGGGCGCGACCCTCTGACGTTCGACGAAGTCCTGAGCTATCTGCCGGCCGTCGTCGACGAAACTGCCGTCGTGCTCGACAACTACCGCAGTCAGGACCGCCTCGACTACAGTCAGGGCCCGGTCGTTGCCATCGCAGTCGGAGGTAACACGCTGTCTCGAGGTCTCACGCTCGAAGGCCTCGTAGTCAGTCTCTTCGTCCGAGGTGCCACGGCCTACGACACCCTCCTGCAGATGGGCCGCTGGTTCGGCTATCGCACCGGCTACGAAGAACTGCCGCGGATCTGGATGACGAGCAGTCTTGCCGCGGCGTTCAGACATCTGGCGACTGTCGAGCACGAGATGCGCGACGACATCGACCGGTACCAGCGACAGGATCTGACGCCGACGCAGGTCGCAGTACGAATTCGCACGCACCCGTCGCTCCGGATCACCGCGAAGATGGGCGCCGCGCAGCCTGCAGAGGTTTCGTATGCCGGCAGTCGTCTGCAGACCCGGTATTTCTTCACCGAGGACGCCGACTGGTTGGGGGCGAACTTCGAGGCAACTCGCGCCCTGATCCAGGAATCGGTGAGGCACGGCACCCTCGACGGCAAGGGAGCTGCGGTCGTACTGCGTGAGGTGCCCGCACCAGTGGTTCAGCGGTTTCTGTCCAGCTATCGAGTGCATCCGGATTCGCCGGACATGGACCCGTCGTTGCTGAACAAGTACATCGACCGGCAACTCGCTTCGGACTCCCCGAGCCTTTCGCGGTGGTCGGTGTGCGTCGTGCCGGGCACCGGGCCGACAGTGGATCTGGGAAGCGGCATACAGGTCGACTCCGTGATTCGTTCGCAGCTCAACGACGACGAACCCGGTCGTGCCGACATCAAGACCCTGATGAGCAAGCAGGACCGGGTCCTGGACCGTTCCATATCGGTCGGCGATGCCCAGAAGCACACCGAGGCACAACTCAAGGACCTGCGCGACGCCGACCCCGACCTCCGGGAACGTGGCCTGCTCGTCATCTATCCGATCGATGCGCTGAGTGAACCTGTGCAGAGAGCGACTTCGCAGTCCGAGCCGAGGAACCCTCGGCGCCCGCTCGCTGCGGTCGGCACGGTGATCGGCGTCGGGCTGGTCTTTCCGGGACAGCCGGCCGAGAAGAACAGCGTGATCGCTACCCACCTTGCGGTCGACCTCACCGATGTCGAACAGGACGACGTCGACGAGGCCATCGAGACGGACACCGAGAGCGTGGAACAGTGA
- a CDS encoding PD-(D/E)XK motif protein codes for MSFPLDPDAGRISCRLAVDRSGARHVLVPVEQDDVLQAQRGSALTVEQRDLVFGGTEQSYVDVSCVRSDLYYEFDGVVQDILEAVQDSSDARRSTLDVVSRWRRLFGAAAVRGLSTEARRGLFAELACLQEFLTVDPELSVDGWRGPLREPHDFELSSVCVEVKASGAISEAVRVHGLEQLDLHDDKSLYLAVITVVEDAEGRTIPELAEDLRSAVTDPSLFAGRLLSAGWSDEDPGADSRYLLGAVCVVPVAAGIPRIVRSSLVAGVLPTGVGRVEYSIDRDALVPLAAMSSLTELAAEALA; via the coding sequence ATGTCGTTCCCGCTCGATCCGGACGCCGGCCGGATCAGTTGTCGGCTGGCCGTGGATCGTTCCGGCGCCAGGCATGTGCTCGTACCGGTGGAGCAGGACGACGTGTTGCAGGCACAGCGCGGATCCGCTCTGACGGTGGAGCAGCGCGATCTCGTCTTCGGCGGCACGGAACAGTCGTACGTGGATGTCAGCTGTGTCCGGTCCGATCTGTACTACGAGTTCGACGGCGTCGTCCAGGACATCCTGGAGGCGGTGCAGGATTCGTCGGACGCACGGCGCTCGACGCTCGACGTGGTCTCGCGTTGGCGTCGCTTGTTCGGCGCGGCGGCCGTACGGGGACTGTCCACCGAGGCGCGCCGCGGTCTGTTCGCGGAACTGGCGTGCCTTCAGGAGTTTCTCACCGTCGACCCCGAGTTGAGCGTCGACGGCTGGCGTGGTCCCCTGCGCGAGCCGCACGACTTCGAGCTCTCGTCCGTCTGTGTGGAAGTCAAGGCTTCCGGCGCGATCTCGGAAGCGGTGCGCGTGCACGGGCTCGAGCAGTTGGACCTGCATGACGACAAGAGCCTCTACCTTGCCGTCATCACGGTGGTCGAGGACGCGGAGGGGCGCACGATCCCCGAGCTTGCGGAGGATCTGCGGAGCGCCGTTACGGATCCGTCGCTCTTCGCGGGCAGACTGCTGTCCGCCGGCTGGAGCGACGAGGACCCTGGTGCGGACTCCCGCTATCTGCTCGGTGCGGTCTGCGTGGTTCCGGTCGCCGCGGGGATTCCGCGCATTGTGCGGAGTTCTCTGGTTGCGGGTGTGCTGCCGACCGGCGTCGGCCGAGTGGAGTACTCCATCGATCGGGACGCACTGGTTCCGCTCGCGGCAATGTCCTCGTTGACCGAGCTCGCAGCGGAGGCCCTGGCATGA
- a CDS encoding TIGR02391 family protein has protein sequence MSSPLTLKFDPLTIEHLGYKMYSHLPNALAELIANAYDADATRVRVILRDDLGDRAVVVEDNGHGMGLGDLQEKYLRIGRNRRADGNGRSESGRRAVAGKKGLGKLALFGIGEAIELTTKRGGDSAALRVALNWSEIKNATGTEYHPPLSSHAAPSDDHGTTVELTRLHRRTPVNARELAQSLGRLFGYLDDDFEIEVVDAAGVSRPVNRDSRLDSLQQDIGWRVPGDLPDDLRAKIPNDKIRGRIVAAAKPVPPEQRGIALYAHGRLANEPEFYGVPESSYAYSYLTGYLDVDYVDDGASDVISTDRRSISWDGDVTAELNQYLQQILRWASQERRSARKKATKERIESDHGVDLNRWVGSIRSEERDAVGRAASVLTSPDSALDDGDRKVLFESLRSIAPDYADLHWRHLHPAIKRVSERYYESGLFHAALAEALKRFVNEIRQATGIEGQEASAIVNQAFKVDGDKPVKIDIARPYADAGFDIKTLKNIRNGQWKLSDGVVAAFRNPGAHEEELLLIETEAMTYQDCLDALSIVSHLYRHLERALEASVGSELGDDI, from the coding sequence GTGAGTTCTCCGCTGACCCTGAAGTTTGATCCGCTGACCATCGAGCACCTGGGATACAAGATGTACTCCCATCTGCCGAACGCCTTGGCGGAGTTGATTGCGAACGCCTATGACGCCGATGCGACAAGGGTGAGAGTGATCCTCCGGGACGACCTGGGCGATCGGGCTGTTGTTGTCGAGGACAACGGTCACGGCATGGGACTCGGCGACCTGCAGGAGAAGTATCTTCGCATCGGTCGTAATCGGCGTGCAGACGGCAACGGGCGGTCGGAGTCGGGTCGGCGCGCGGTGGCCGGGAAGAAGGGCCTTGGGAAACTTGCCCTGTTCGGCATCGGCGAGGCCATTGAACTCACCACCAAGAGAGGCGGGGACTCCGCTGCACTTCGGGTCGCACTGAACTGGTCAGAGATCAAGAACGCCACCGGCACGGAATACCATCCACCGCTGTCGTCGCATGCGGCACCGTCGGACGACCACGGGACCACGGTGGAGCTGACGAGACTTCATCGAAGAACACCTGTGAACGCGCGGGAGCTGGCTCAGAGTCTGGGCAGGTTGTTCGGCTATCTCGACGACGACTTCGAGATCGAGGTCGTCGACGCCGCCGGCGTCAGCCGACCGGTCAACCGCGACTCCCGACTCGATTCGCTCCAACAGGACATCGGCTGGCGCGTCCCGGGCGACTTGCCCGACGATCTCAGGGCCAAGATCCCGAACGACAAGATCAGGGGACGGATCGTCGCGGCGGCGAAGCCGGTGCCGCCAGAACAGCGTGGCATCGCTCTCTACGCGCATGGCCGGTTGGCGAACGAGCCAGAGTTCTACGGAGTACCGGAGTCCAGTTACGCCTACTCGTACCTGACAGGCTATCTCGACGTGGACTACGTCGACGACGGTGCTTCGGACGTGATCTCGACCGACCGCCGTTCGATCAGTTGGGACGGCGACGTGACAGCTGAGCTCAATCAGTACCTCCAGCAAATTCTCCGTTGGGCCTCGCAGGAGCGCCGTTCGGCACGAAAAAAGGCAACGAAGGAGCGCATCGAGTCAGATCACGGCGTCGACCTCAATCGGTGGGTCGGCTCGATCCGGAGTGAAGAGCGGGACGCAGTCGGCCGAGCCGCTTCTGTTCTGACCTCACCGGACTCGGCGCTCGACGACGGGGACCGCAAGGTTCTGTTCGAGAGTCTCCGATCCATCGCCCCGGACTATGCAGATCTGCATTGGAGACACCTCCACCCTGCTATCAAGCGAGTGTCCGAGCGGTACTACGAGTCCGGGCTCTTCCATGCTGCTCTGGCCGAGGCGTTGAAGCGGTTCGTCAACGAGATCCGACAGGCGACCGGCATCGAGGGCCAGGAAGCATCCGCAATCGTCAACCAGGCATTCAAGGTCGACGGTGACAAACCTGTGAAGATCGACATCGCCCGTCCCTATGCCGATGCCGGGTTCGACATCAAGACGTTGAAGAACATACGCAACGGTCAGTGGAAGCTCTCGGACGGCGTCGTAGCCGCGTTCCGCAACCCGGGCGCGCACGAGGAAGAGCTGCTGTTGATCGAGACCGAGGCGATGACCTATCAGGATTGCTTGGACGCGTTGAGCATCGTGTCGCATCTCTATCGACATCTGGAACGCGCACTCGAGGCGTCTGTCGGCTCAGAACTCGGTGACGACATCTGA